The DNA segment AGTCGTTCTTTCTGCATCTTTCTACCTCCACAGACAGTCGCCCAAGTTTTGCTTCAGTCATCGCACAAGCAGCAATCTTAATTTGGCTGATGGTGGTAGGCAAATTTTGTTCAAATATCATCGGTAATGTTAGCATCCTCCCTCCCTCAATGTTCGTTGCTAAAATTAATTCACGTTAGTTAGTCTTCATTTGCATGACTGTTAGTTTCTGTATGAGCTCAGCAAATGAATGATTCTGCACTAGCTACTTTAATTAATTGTATGTCTCTTCAGACCCTACGTTTATGTAAGCCACTGTTAGTTATTATTTGAAATTGATGAAAGGGTTTATACTCACCCGGGGTCGGTTTTTTCGGATGGTCCCAGAGTTTTCGGTTTGGGTCAGGTTACATAACTAATGATAATTTGTCTTTTTAACTGGTAAAACTAAGAGCGAAAACATGGTAATTATGATCAGGAAAAGGTTATGCGCTGTTTTATAACCATATTGAAAGAATAAGTGAAGTGATTATGAAttgatactttttttttttttttgcttttcgcTTTGTTTTTGAGATGCAACATGTATAGATTTATTTTTGGATAAAGTGCACTGCCCGGCAAACTACATGTATAGATGTGGTATAATCTAAGTAAGTTCAAAAATCTCAGGGTTCGGTTAGAAAAACgttacatataaaataaaaaactatGTGGCTGTCGGTTGACTCCGCACCCTATGTAGTACATGGGTACAACTGATAGaaaacactagtgtagcttgttTAATACTTGATTGAAACACATCTTTAACCACTCTTATTGAATTCTGCTTCATCTAATGAAACATGAAGAGAACAGATGACACATGCATGTGTAGCTTATTATTAAACTGGTATATGTTTCCATATGTCGATTTATAGTGGATGGTTGTTGAGAAATGCACAATTGCATACTAGTTATAACTTGGTAATCATTATTTCAAAAgtaaagttatatattttttttttgtttactaGACATATATGCTAACATTTCATTATTTATCTTCAGTTTTAGATGCTTTAAGCAAGAGAATTCTGACACTACAAGCAACATAGATAACTCTGAGAGACGAGATGAAGTCGTTGATGTCATACTTGGGAGTCAAGAAGCGAAAACCACTGCTACAAAGAGTTCCTTGCTGGCACAACTAGCAATACTCCTAGGTATAGCTGCAACAGTTACACTGTTGTCTATATGTCTCAATCAGGGGCCCACTTCTGGAATTCAAATATTGGCTAAGGGTGCATCTACTTCTGCTGTACCCAGTCTCGGTTTTTCTTTCAATGCTTTCGGATACAAAATCATACTTCCAGAATACACTCCAGGGTATATCTACATTCACTTATTTTGACGTTTTAAAATAACCGAGTTACACTTTGTTTCTAATGGTGATATTCCTTGGAAGACAATCAGACATTGTTTTACGATATAATTTCTTGTTTGCGTGTGTCAGATGGGTCTATTTTTGGCTGCTAATGGCTGCTGGATGTGGACTTTTCATCAGTGAAGAGGCTTTGAATATATGGGTGTGTGATTTTTTCttccatatatattaaaaaaactatgTTGTTTATAAATGTCGGAAATTTGATATTGTAGGTTGGCATTTCCTTAGCACGGATGTTGTCATTAGACGGGACGGGTCAGTCTTTTGTTGAATCATTATCTAAAAGTGCCCCACATATATTATCAACTGTTTTGTGGGTATACTGGTTAGTGCATATATCTTAAAATAATTCTCAAAATTCACATGCTCTTTTGCAAAGTTTGCATAATATAATAATTTAAAAAGTAAACCTCAGGGGAGTTTGTATTAGTGATATGATACCATTTTACCTTGGGAGGCTTTTTAAGAAATCCGGTGCATCTGATGACGTTTATTCAAAGGTTTGTTTGTTTCTTCACCAGATACCGTTAGTACTTTCTCATGCATCTTGCTTCATGTATATCATGAAATAATAATCTGATTAAATTTCAACCATGATTGTAGCTAGGAATTAGCAAAGACAAAGCGGTAAGCCTTACTCGCACTGTTCAAAGATATGGGAATCTCATCGGTTTTGGTTAGTTCAGACCACATATTTGGCGCGATATTTAACACATCAATAGTTGTTTATAATTAGATATAGTTTTCTgcttatgcaaaaaaaaaaaaaaaaaaaaactattcatTAATATAAGTTGATGAATGCATTAGAAATGCTGATTGAGGACTCATTTCACATTATAATGTGCAGTTGAACGGTTTTCTCTTGGAGTGAGAAATCCGACATCTTTCTTTGCTGGGGCACTGGTAAGTTAACAGTCGTTTTATGCAGCGACAgtttactttttaactttttaacatCATAATGACATAAGTTGTTCATAAGCTTATTAATACTGTTTAAAGCAGAATTTTGTATACACAACTTCTCGTTTATTTCAGGATATATCTCCCGAGTGTTTCTTTGCTGGAGTTTGCTGTGGTGGCTTGATTACTCTTCCAATTCAGGTTATTTAACTCCTACAGTCACATAATCAACATCTTTTAAACAAGTTTGCAATAATAATGACACTATATTCTGTTTTCCCTTTGCATTTCAGCTGGGAATCGGTTTCTTACTGAGAGAACGCCCAGTGTTCGCCCTAGCCACTGTTGCCACAGTAGTGGTAAGAATTtattttttaccaaaaattattGTTACTTTTTAGTATTAAGTTAGCTAATAATTTGTGTAATTAAATAGGGAATATGGACCATGTTCCCGTATGCTGTAGCCGCTTCGACAGCATTGTTCTTATACCTGCGACAACGCTACTCTAGTTAACCTTGTTATCATTTCAGCTCAATTCACGAGTGGTACCACGGATTAGATAGATATAACATTAAACTTGTATAAAACTTTATAATATATTCAGAGTGGCAATTAGTGAATACTTTGATTTGATTGGTTCATCTCTGAAAGAACTACAGCAGCGTATGTATAGCTAGATAGCTCATTTTTTCAAATTATAAGAGCTGTATGTCCTTTGTATATTATACTAAATCTTTTATATAAAATGGTAATAGATTCAAGAGATGCAAGGCTGTTATTTTATAATGATTTCTctcattttttatatattttgccgcggtttaggaaaatatatatccAATAAATAATACACATGATTATCGACTCACATGTTTAATGTATTTTTACATACAACACTAAAAGTTTGATGTTTTTGGCGAATTATTATCTCAAGTGGGAAGTCCACCAGTTGCAAGATATGACAACTGGATGCTGTAGGATTCTTTAAGCACAGCAACTACTTCGGAAATATTCGGTCTCTGTGATGCATCTCTATCTACGGATCTGGATGCGATTGAACCTGCTTTTCTCATGCTTTCTTCATCATATGTTCCTTTTATGCTCTCATCTACTATCTCAAACGCACCCGCTTGCAGATAGGGTCTCGCCTGCCCAAATTCTCAGTTTAGTTTAACACACTTGTATGGGTAGAGTTAGGTTGTGTGTCACCTCAAACGggttaaataaaaaagttattaaAAAAAGGTCAAGCGAGTCAAAAGTCTCCCAAAGTCTATTTTATTGCATACAACCTCTTACATGATTTTTATTTAAAAGGTTAGATTATTATAGTAATAGTATCATTTTCGGATCCATAGTTAACACATTAATTATTtatattggtttttttttttcaataaaaaaaGGAATGACAAAGTGTTGCTGGTCAATCCAACACGATGCAgcctgttttgacccgttacccagcCATCTTGTCACCTATAATTAAAATATTAGAGGCCGTAAGAAGAATTTTGGATACCCATAAAACCAAGTTAAACGAGTCTGGTGATCCGGTTCGCCTTAATGGTGCTCTACCGCAAATGAGCTCCAAAAGAACAACTCCAAAGCTATAAACGTCACTCTTCTCGGTCAACTGTTGGGTTGTATAATATCTGCATAGACGTCACATTTATGTTACCATATACACTTGACTGATAGggattttaacaaaaaaaaaaataagaaaaaagcAGAAACATACTCGGGATCAAGATAGCCAGCAGTGCCTTTAACCATAGTGGTCACATGGCTTGCATCCGCCTGAGTTACTTGCTTCGATAGACCAAAGTCACAAACCTTAGCATTCAAATCTCCATCCAACAGTATATTTCCAGACTTAACATCACGGTGGATGACCCGTGGTTCACTCCTGTTGTGCAGGTAGTCCAAACCTTTTTATAGAAGTCAACAAAGTGAGTTTGACCGTATAGAGTTCATGACATACCAGTTGTAACACTGGAGATTGCTTAAATGAGTTTGTACCTTTTGCAGCATCAATGGCAATCTTGAGTCTGCGGGCCCAACTTAATGTTACTCTTTTGCTATTTGCTCCTGAGAAAAGATCAACATAAACAATAGAAATGTAGGGTTCATACGTTATAGGCAGAACTTGATATGTTAACGGCTTACCGTAAAGATTCTCGGTTAAAGATCCACCGGGTAGATATTCATAAACCAGTATTTGATGTTTCGATTCGTTACAATATCCTTCTAAGGATACAAGATTTTCGTGACGAATTGAAGACAAAAGGCACACCTAAAACACCCGTTCTTAAACGTGTCAGAATCATACACATGGTCATTTCGAATCGTTTACTTACAAATTGTTTAGATAATTAACTGACCTCATTGATGAAAGAATCAGAGCCAAGTTGTGTTTTATCAGATCGGACTTTGACAGCTGTCAGTTTGCCATCCGGA comes from the Helianthus annuus cultivar XRQ/B chromosome 4, HanXRQr2.0-SUNRISE, whole genome shotgun sequence genome and includes:
- the LOC110936530 gene encoding uncharacterized protein LOC110936530, translating into MAVVLSASFYLHRQSPKFCFSHRTSSNLNLADGGRQILFKYHRFRCFKQENSDTTSNIDNSERRDEVVDVILGSQEAKTTATKSSLLAQLAILLGIAATVTLLSICLNQGPTSGIQILAKGASTSAVPSLGFSFNAFGYKIILPEYTPGWVYFWLLMAAGCGLFISEEALNIWVGISLARMLSLDGTGQSFVESLSKSAPHILSTVLWVYWGVCISDMIPFYLGRLFKKSGASDDVYSKLGISKDKAVSLTRTVQRYGNLIGFVERFSLGVRNPTSFFAGALDISPECFFAGVCCGGLITLPIQLGIGFLLRERPVFALATVATVVGIWTMFPYAVAASTALFLYLRQRYSS